Proteins from a genomic interval of Collinsella sp. zg1085:
- a CDS encoding FprA family A-type flavoprotein: MLNAIEISPDIWWVGGIDWNERSFHGYSTERGITYNAYLILDEKVTLIDTAKSSFTDEFIQRIKQVVDPSKIEVIIANHIEMDHSGSIPAILELAPNAKVYASAPAGVNELRAHFGLDVEGVKTGDTLNIGKRTLSFLQTPFVHWPDNMLTYSEADKILFSNDCFGQHFATTKRFDDEVDTCELFRQAKKYYANIVLPYGAQAQKALKAAAALDIRLIATSHGCCWRSHIDEIVAKYQAWSTYQTENKAVVVFDSMWHSTERMAREITDAFIAEDISAVLLDVKATHISDVILEMMDARYVAVGSPTLNSNMLPTVAGFLTYMRGLAPNNSHRVGLAFGSYGWAPLGPKQVYDELERAKFQLPVPAITQQWIPSEESLAELQATVRKIIAEQA, encoded by the coding sequence TTAGCCCCGACATCTGGTGGGTCGGCGGTATTGACTGGAATGAGCGGTCGTTTCACGGTTATTCAACTGAGCGGGGTATCACCTATAACGCCTACCTCATTTTGGACGAAAAAGTAACGTTGATTGACACTGCAAAGTCGAGCTTTACTGATGAGTTTATTCAACGCATTAAGCAGGTAGTTGACCCTTCAAAAATTGAAGTGATTATTGCCAATCATATTGAGATGGATCACTCAGGCTCAATCCCTGCAATTTTGGAGCTTGCACCAAATGCTAAGGTATATGCAAGTGCACCTGCTGGCGTTAATGAGTTGCGTGCGCACTTTGGCCTTGATGTTGAGGGTGTAAAGACCGGCGATACGCTCAATATTGGCAAGCGCACGCTCAGCTTTCTTCAGACGCCTTTTGTGCATTGGCCAGATAACATGCTGACGTATAGCGAAGCGGACAAGATTTTATTCTCCAATGATTGCTTTGGTCAGCACTTTGCAACGACAAAGCGCTTTGACGATGAAGTCGATACTTGCGAGTTGTTCCGCCAAGCAAAGAAGTACTATGCAAATATCGTGCTGCCCTATGGCGCACAGGCGCAAAAGGCGCTCAAGGCAGCCGCTGCTTTGGACATCAGGCTTATTGCCACCAGTCATGGTTGTTGCTGGCGTTCGCATATTGACGAGATTGTCGCGAAATATCAGGCATGGAGTACGTATCAAACCGAGAACAAGGCTGTAGTGGTTTTTGACTCCATGTGGCATTCAACTGAGAGAATGGCGCGTGAAATTACCGATGCTTTTATTGCAGAAGATATTTCAGCAGTGCTGCTTGACGTGAAGGCAACGCATATTTCAGACGTGATTTTGGAGATGATGGATGCGCGCTATGTTGCCGTTGGTTCACCGACTCTGAATTCTAATATGCTGCCAACTGTTGCGGGGTTTTTGACCTATATGCGCGGATTGGCGCCAAACAATAGTCATCGTGTTGGTTTGGCATTTGGCAGCTATGGTTGGGCACCGCTTGGCCCAAAGCAGGTTTACGATGAGCTTGAGCGCGCAAAGTTCCAGCTGCCGGTGCCGGCAATTACGCAACAGTGGATTCCGTCTGAGGAGAGTTTGGCCGAGCTTCAAGCTACGGTTAGAAAGATAATCGCGGAGCAGGCATAA